One Sulfurimonas sp. HSL-3221 genomic window, CGCCATTATCTGAAGTTTTTTTCGCCAATACATCTATTTTTGCAGCCAATGAATGTTGTTTTGCCAATGAAGGATTGGATAATAACTTCAAAGCAGTAGTACGACGGTTTCCATCCATCACAGTTAACCGATTTTCATCATCCTGATAAACAACAATTGGTGAAATACCAAGTCCATTTATTGCAATATCCTCAACCAGATTTATAAAATTTTTGCTATTCAATATTGCTTCAATACATTCACTCTGATCGTTTTTATGTCCAATTCTTGGGTTTGCCAAATCAAGTTTTAAATCACTAAGGTCTTCTAAACTTGACTTAAAAGATTCGTATCTCATCGCATTATTCCCTTCTGAATAAATATTGATTTGTGAATTTTAGTTTTAATGTGTATTTGTATTCTTATTATAATGTTTGAAGATTAAATTTGAATCCAGACACAAAAAAACAAAGCCAAACTATTAATAAGATTGAAAAAATGAGAATGAGGATAGTGTTCTATTACTAACCGAATAATATTCGGATATATACATAAAATATATTTTGAATAAATACTATCTCATTCATAAAAGCTAGTGAAAAAAAAATTGATCATAGCGCTTCAGCTAGATGAAACAAAAAAGGCATCGCATACGCTCATGGAAATCTCGATCGAAATGCTCATGTTCCTATTTGCCGCATCCATCGTCGCCGGCACGATGGACACGATGGTCGGGGGCGGCGGGCTCATTACCCTGCCCTCGCTGATGCTCACGGGCCTGTCGCCCATCAACGCGCTGGGCACGAACAAGCTGCAGGGGTGCATCGGCACGGGGACGGCCACCTTTCTGCTGCTCAAGCGATCCAAAATAAGGTGGCGGCACATTAGGCCCCTCTTTATTGCCGCCTTTGTCGGTTCGGTCATAGGCACCGTAGCCGTGCAGTTTATCAGCCAGCACTCTTTGTCGCTGGTCATCCCCGTCGTGCTCGTGCTGATCATCGGCTATTTTCTGCTCTACAATCCCAGCAAAGCAAAAAATTTCAGCATCAAGGTAGGTGCGAAAAAGTTCACCTGGCTCGTCATTCCCGGCATCGGTTTTTACGACGGCATGTTCGGCCCCGGGACGGGCTCCTTCTTCAGCTTTGCGAACGTGCTGCTGCGGCGCGCGAAACTGGTGGCAGCAACCGCCACGGCCAAGCCGCTCAACTTTGCCACCAACGTTTCGTCCCTCTTGGTCTTCATCCTCTTCGGCAACGTCGTCTGGCACGTGGGACTGATTATGATGCTGGGCCAGGCCATCGGCGCCTGGCTGGGGGTGCATTTGCTTTACAAGATCAACCCGCAGTACCTGCGCGCCTTCGTCATCGCCGTCTGTCTGCTGATGCTCGCTAAGTACATCGCTTCCTCTTGATGTTCTGACCCTCACTGGCAGCATTACTTTCAAACCCTTTCGTTCCCCATTGTCACTTTTTGCTACAATCAGTGAAGGAGTAAAAAACATTGTCGTCCGGATGCAATACCCCTCCGGATTAATCGCAGCATATCTGCATTAGCAAGCAAGGAGAGCGCGATGGAACATGTTCAAGAAGTTTTGAAAACCTCCCTGGAGGAGCTTGAAAGGGTGCTGAGCACCAAAACGGTCGTCGGGGAGCCCTTCGTCATCGAAGGCAACACCCTCATCCCCCTTATCAGCATCGGGTTCGGGTTCGGTGCCGGCGGCAACATCAGCGGCAAAAAAAGCGGTGACGGACAGGGCGCCGGCACGGGCGGCGGTGGCGGCATCCGGCCGGTGGCCCTCGTCATCATCAACAAGGAGGGCGTCAGGGTCGAACCCATCAAGAGCGGGATGGCCGGCGTCTTCGAACACCTCGGCGACACCCTCGCCAAGGCGATGAAGGAGAAAGAGGACGACGACGAGTAGCAGCTGAACCATGCTAGTAGTTCTCTATCTCATCGCCTTTCTGCTCCTGTTCCTGCTCGCGTTGCTCGCCACTCCCGTCGAGCTGAGCCTGCAGCTGGAAAAGGAGGAGACCTTCGACTACAGGGCCCGGCTGCACTGGTGTTTCGGGCTGGTCTCCGTAGACCTTACCGGGCTGGCAAAGAAGGCGGCCACAGTGAAAAAAGCAAAACGCAAAAAGCGCAAAACGCAACCCTCGAAGTTCCCGGGCGGGAGTGTGTCAGCTCAGAGCGTCACCCGGCTTCTGCGGGGGCTGCGGCGCAGCCTGCAGGTCAGGGAGCTCAGCCTTCACGGCCGTATCGGCCTGGGCGACCCGGCCTGTACCGGGATGCTGATGGGTCTCTTGCAACCGCTCCTGCTGCCCGCGCGGCAGATGAGCCTCGTCGCGGATTACGAGGAGGCCGTCTTCGAAGGGCGCTTCAGCGCAAGGGTCCGCCTTGTCCCGCTGCGAATCTTCGGCGTTTTGCTGCGCTTTTTCTTTGCGGGAAGGCGCTAGGATGATCACTGCGGCAGGGTGACCGTCCGCGACACCGACAGACGAAAGGAGAATCCAATGCCCGCCGAACGCACCGCTTCATCGCACCCCCTCTACCTCTGCGCCCCCGTCAACGCCCTCGTGGAGGGGATCTACGAGGAGAACATCCCCCTGGCCGAGATCAAGCGCCACGGCGACTTCGGCCTGGGCACCTTCGACGACCTGGACGGGGAGATGGTGATGCTGGACGGCGACGTCTACCAGATCACCGCCGACGGGGAGGCCCACGGCGTCGCCGACACCAAACACACCCCCTTTGCCGTCGTTACCTTTTTCGAACCGACCTTCAGGGTGACGTTCGAAGAGGCGATGGAGTACGATGCCTTCCTCGCGCGCCTCGATGACCTGCTGCCTTCGCCCAACCTCTTCTACGCCCTCCGCATCCGCGGCCGCTTCGACCTGGTCCGGGCGCGCTCCGTCCCCAAGCAGCACAACTACCGGCCGCTCAGTGAAGCGGCCGCCGAACAGCACGAATTCCGCTTCGAGGACGCGGAAGGGTGCCTCGCCGGCTTTTACACGCCCGCGTTCATGGCGTCGCTCAACGTGCCCGGCCTGCACCTGCACTTTCTTACACAGGATCGCCGCCGCGGCGGCCACCTACTGGAGTGCCGCACCCGCGGCGTTACCGTCGAGGTGCAGATGCTCCACACCCTCGAACTCTCCCTCCCCATGACGCACGACTACCTGACCCGCGATTTCAGGCGCGACACGGCCGCAGACCTCGAGGCGGCGGAGAAGTAGCGCCCGGGAGAGATGCGATTTTCCGCCTGCATCTACCGTAACCATCCCTCCGACCGCACTGGACAAATATAGAGCATCCTGCCGTGGCGCAGCATGCGGACTCCCGGAGAAACGGCCTTTTCACAGCCACTTTTCTTAAAATACAAAGAGTATAATATTCCACAAATATTTTTAAGGAAACCAATGACCCTCCGCACCGCCGCGCCCCTCCTCCCTTCCGAAAAGCACGCCCAATGAACAATGAAATCCGCATCGACGAACGCTACGTC contains:
- a CDS encoding TSUP family transporter, which encodes MEISIEMLMFLFAASIVAGTMDTMVGGGGLITLPSLMLTGLSPINALGTNKLQGCIGTGTATFLLLKRSKIRWRHIRPLFIAAFVGSVIGTVAVQFISQHSLSLVIPVVLVLIIGYFLLYNPSKAKNFSIKVGAKKFTWLVIPGIGFYDGMFGPGTGSFFSFANVLLRRAKLVAATATAKPLNFATNVSSLLVFILFGNVVWHVGLIMMLGQAIGAWLGVHLLYKINPQYLRAFVIAVCLLMLAKYIASS
- a CDS encoding GerW family sporulation protein, translating into MEHVQEVLKTSLEELERVLSTKTVVGEPFVIEGNTLIPLISIGFGFGAGGNISGKKSGDGQGAGTGGGGGIRPVALVIINKEGVRVEPIKSGMAGVFEHLGDTLAKAMKEKEDDDE
- the budA gene encoding acetolactate decarboxylase, whose translation is MPAERTASSHPLYLCAPVNALVEGIYEENIPLAEIKRHGDFGLGTFDDLDGEMVMLDGDVYQITADGEAHGVADTKHTPFAVVTFFEPTFRVTFEEAMEYDAFLARLDDLLPSPNLFYALRIRGRFDLVRARSVPKQHNYRPLSEAAAEQHEFRFEDAEGCLAGFYTPAFMASLNVPGLHLHFLTQDRRRGGHLLECRTRGVTVEVQMLHTLELSLPMTHDYLTRDFRRDTAADLEAAEK